CTTAACTCCCAGAACGAGGTCATAGCAGACGAGGTCATACAAGAAGGCACTGTAAACCAGTCTGTTGTTTATCCGAGAAAGGTAATGGAAAGGGCGATTTATCACAAGGCATCTTCACTCATTGTGGTTCATAATCATCCAGGAGGAAGCAGTAAGCCCTCGGCAGAGGACAAAAGGCTTACAAACCAGCTTATTGGGGCAGGAAGAAGCCTCGGCATTAATATACATGACCACCTAATAATCTCGAAGGCAGGTCATTTCAGTTTCCTCGAGGCAGGCATGATGTGAATGAGGAAAACTATATGTGGCATATGATTGTTAAGGCTCTAATGGGTTTTTGCCTGCTCTTTGTGTTTTCCCTGAGCACTGTCTCTTGCACTAAAAAGGAGGAGGTAGAAAGAAATAGGCTTAAGGTTGTTACGAGCCTTTTCCCCTTTTACGATTTCGCAAAGAATATCGGCAGGGAAAATGTAGAGCTAAGCCTTCTCCTTCCACCCGGGGTAGAGCCTCATAGCTTTGAGCCAACCCCAGAGGATATTAAAAAAATCGCAGAAGGAGACATATTCATATACACAAACAAAGCCATGGAGCCGTGGATAGACGATGTCTTAAAGGGCATCGAAAACAAAGACCTTGCGGTTATAGATTCAAGCTCAGGCATTACCTTTATGGATGCAGACCCCCACATATGGCTTGACTTTTTGAATGCACAAAAGGCAGTAGACAATATCCTCGATGGGTTCCTGAGAAAAGACCCCAAGAATAAGGATTTCTATACTAAGAATGCAGAGGATTACAAGGCAAGGCTCGATGAGCTTGACAGGGATTTCAAAATCGGTCTTTCGGATTGCAGAAAGGACACATTTATACATGCAGGACATTTTGCATTTAACTATCTTACAAAAAGATATAATATCGAATATCTTTCTGCATACGGAACTG
This genomic interval from Nitrospirota bacterium contains the following:
- a CDS encoding zinc ABC transporter substrate-binding protein, which encodes MIVKALMGFCLLFVFSLSTVSCTKKEEVERNRLKVVTSLFPFYDFAKNIGRENVELSLLLPPGVEPHSFEPTPEDIKKIAEGDIFIYTNKAMEPWIDDVLKGIENKDLAVIDSSSGITFMDADPHIWLDFLNAQKAVDNILDGFLRKDPKNKDFYTKNAEDYKARLDELDRDFKIGLSDCRKDTFIHAGHFAFNYLTKRYNIEYLSAYGTAPDSEPTPKRLMLLLKKTKELGIKHICYEELIKPEIANVLSKETGAELVMLHAGHNITREEMDNGITFITLMRENLKNLRIALQCR